A section of the Prochlorococcus sp. MIT 1341 genome encodes:
- the purM gene encoding phosphoribosylformylglycinamidine cyclo-ligase, translating to MDYKTSGVDVEAGRAFVSRIKSNVEATFRKEVIGGLGGFGGLMRLPEGLKNPVLVAGTDGVGTKLELAQKFKQHRNVGVDLVAMCVNDVITTGSEPLFFLDYMATGKITPEAMEEVVAGIADGCRRSGCSLLGGETAEMPGFYSPGRYDLAGFCVAVAEEGSLIDGSKIEVGDKIIGVESSGVHSNGFSLVRKILEMVDVNEETIFGEKKLPLITSLLAPTKLYVQLVRSLLKDEVFIKGMAHITGGGLPENLPRCLPHGMRAYVDQSSWQRPEIFQWLQHFGQVPEADLWNTFNMGIGFCLVVSERDVERVLQTSTNEGYSSFCIGSIESLQGNEELLLRGLV from the coding sequence ATGGATTACAAGACTTCTGGGGTTGATGTTGAGGCTGGAAGAGCCTTCGTTAGTCGCATTAAATCGAATGTTGAAGCAACCTTCAGGAAGGAGGTTATAGGGGGGTTAGGAGGTTTTGGTGGACTAATGCGTCTCCCAGAGGGCTTGAAGAACCCGGTCTTAGTAGCTGGAACCGATGGTGTGGGGACCAAATTAGAACTAGCGCAAAAATTTAAGCAACATCGCAATGTTGGTGTAGATCTTGTTGCGATGTGCGTTAACGATGTAATTACCACAGGATCAGAACCACTTTTCTTTTTGGATTACATGGCCACTGGGAAAATTACTCCGGAGGCAATGGAAGAAGTCGTTGCAGGGATTGCGGATGGATGTAGACGAAGTGGATGCTCTCTTCTAGGTGGTGAGACAGCTGAGATGCCCGGGTTTTATTCGCCTGGGCGTTATGACCTGGCAGGTTTTTGCGTAGCAGTTGCAGAAGAAGGTTCTCTTATTGATGGTAGTAAAATTGAAGTAGGAGATAAGATTATTGGCGTTGAAAGTAGCGGAGTTCATAGTAATGGGTTTAGTTTGGTAAGGAAGATATTAGAAATGGTAGATGTCAATGAGGAAACTATTTTTGGAGAAAAAAAATTACCATTAATTACCTCGCTTTTGGCGCCTACTAAGTTATATGTTCAGTTGGTAAGATCTCTTTTAAAGGATGAGGTCTTTATCAAGGGAATGGCACATATAACTGGTGGAGGCCTTCCTGAAAACCTTCCTCGATGTCTACCTCATGGTATGAGGGCTTATGTAGATCAGAGTTCCTGGCAGCGACCAGAGATTTTTCAATGGCTCCAGCACTTTGGCCAAGTTCCAGAAGCAGACTTATGGAACACATTTAATATGGGTATTGGGTTTTGCCTTGTAGTTTCTGAGAGGGATGTCGAGAGGGTTCTTCAGACTTCTACTAATGAGGGTTACTCTTCTTTTTGCATAGGCAGTATTGAGTCTTTGCAGGGTAATGAGGAGCTTTTATTGCGGGGCCTTGTTTAA